One genomic segment of Erythrolamprus reginae isolate rEryReg1 chromosome 2, rEryReg1.hap1, whole genome shotgun sequence includes these proteins:
- the N4BP3 gene encoding NEDD4-binding protein 3, with product MATAQASHVTCDLSHCLFDPHSLDSEADNNCEMGSVGSLVEKQEYSPSSSGGLRRMRQPDGLLRKGISQREISGYPHGGKRDIRAEKKHQSSGGGFKRDYESDRENQSPERYYLDNQRGTDFSKSSLPERGRFDKCRIRPSAFKVVPGRSLLSMQGLSSSKGQKMSKSNGSLHTLLTQSSTGSSSQRGPMRSHLLHTISLDEGTNSIQNFPTYNPRLKPSPNQLSASIGNINHIGGSLDRVSRGSRDPLAVEKAPLSCKSLSRLQSSGEPPPPYEPTYSLEDVVKQLEDRLSEKGMELRQLKRNLSENDDPFTQVYEDKQRLWMEELDELKQMYVAKLQQVMYQAQRNQRALQLQLYKVQQEKKRLQEELDFQQSHCEELRLQQQQAERLSPKLEETKWEVCQKTAEISLLKQQLRDAQEEMAQKLGEMFSLKTQLREARTELQSKDSQLAQLGDSFQPLSDHGSPIPSSRESPMQACQDFLGCETDDSKCRGMQGESAEGTEWLWAELLRERRQAQLQAVNFEHERKTWQEEKEKVLRYQREIQASYMEMYHRNQALERQLSEFRQFPAESRNSDSEAPWIERAESSKI from the exons ATGGCAACAGCACAGGCCTCTCATGTGACCTGTGACCTCAGCCATTGTCTCTTTGATCCTCATTCTCTGGATTCCGAGGCTGACAACAACTGTGAGATGGGCAGCGTGGGCAGCCTGGTAGAGAAACAAGAGTACTCGCCCTCTTCATCAGGAGGTCTGCGAAGGATGCGCCAGCCAGATGGGTTGCTCCGGAAAGGAATATCGCAACGTGAAATCTCTGGCTACCCGCATGGGGGCAAACGGGATATTCGGGCTGAGAAGAAACACCAGTCATCTGGTGGTGGCTTTAAACGGGATTATGAGAGTGACCGGGAGAATCAGTCCCCCGAGCGGTACTACCTGGACAATCAGCGAGGAACAGATTTTTCCAAGAGTTCTTTGCCTGAACGTGGACGCTTTGACAAG TGTCGGATCAGGCCCTCAGCTTTCAAAGTGGTGCCTGGGAGGAGCTTGTTGTCTATGCAGGGACTGTCATCCAGCAAAGGACAGAAGATGTCCAAGAGCAACGGGAGCCTGCATACCCTTCTAACCCAGAGCAGCACTGGCAGCTCCTCACAACGTGGACCTATGCGTAGCCATCTGCTGCACACCATCAGTCTTGATGAGGGCACAAACTCCATCCAAAACTTTCCCACGTACAATCCCCGCCTCAAGCCCAGTCCCAATCAGCTGAGTGCTTCCATTGGAAACATCAACCACATTGGTGGTTCCTTAGATAGGGTTTCTCGGGGGTCGCGGGATCCTTTGGCAGTAGAGAAAGCTCCACTGTCTTGCAAGAGCCTGAGCCGACTGCAGAGCTCAGGGGAACCACCCCCTCCGTATGAGCCAACGTATTCCTTGGAAGATGTAGTGAAGCAGCTTGAGGACCGGCTGAGCGAGAAAGGCATGGAGCTCCGTCAGCTGAAGAGAAATCTGAGTGAGAATGATGACCCCTTCACCCAG GTGTACGAAGACAAACAGCGTCTTTGGATGGAAGAGCTGGATGAGCTGAAGCAAATGTATGTGGCCAAGCTGCAACAGGTAATGTACCAAGCCCAACGCAACCAGAGGGCACTTCAGCTACAACTCTACAAAGTACAGCAGGAAAAGAAGAGGTTGCAAGAAGAACTGGACTTTCAGCAGAGCCATTGTGAAGAGCTGAgactgcagcagcagcaagcagaacGCCTCAGTCCGAAACTGGAGGAGACCAAATGGGAG GTATGTCAAAAAACTGCAGAGATTTCATTGCTGAAGCAGCAGCTCCGCGATGCCCAAGAAGAGATGGCCCAGAAACTGGGTGAAATGTTCAGTTTGAAAACACAGCTGCGGGAGGCTCGAACAGAGTTGCAGAGCAAGGACTCGCAGCTGGCTCAGTTGGGGGACTCTTTCCAACCCTTATCAGATCATGGTTCCCCTATTCCTTCTTCCAGGGAGTCTCCCATGCAAGCGTGCCAGGACTTTTTGGGTTGTGAAACAGATGATTCTAAATGCCGGGGAATGCAGGGTGAGAGCGCAGAAggaacggagtggctgtgggcagagttgtTGCGGGAAAGGCGCCAGGCCCAACTGCAAGCGGTAAACTTTGAGCATGAGCGAAAAACATggcaagaggaaaaagaaaaagtctTGCGCTATCAGCGTGAGATTCAGGCCAGCTACATGGAGATGTACCATCGAAACCAGGCTCTGGAAAGGCAGCTGAGTGAATTTCGTCAGTTCCCAGCTGAATCCAGAAATAGTGATTCAGAAGCACCTTGGATTGAGAGAGCGGAATCTTCTAAAATCTGA